The Dioscorea cayenensis subsp. rotundata cultivar TDr96_F1 chromosome 18, TDr96_F1_v2_PseudoChromosome.rev07_lg8_w22 25.fasta, whole genome shotgun sequence genome includes the window CAATTTACATCTACATctgcaaaatttttaaaattctttgatATAATAATTATGGCCACGGTTGTTAGACAACTCGACAATCTCTTCTaaagtgaaaaacaaaaattgatgTTAATAATAGTCACTCGTCATTATATAGTAAATATAAGATGCCcatttagcatatatatatatatatatatatatatataaaggcagtttttttcatatttatatatgatatgtcatatttatacattattttttttttatagatttaatatttttaaattatgcttCTAGACTTCTATTTTTTCCACATCCAAAATTGTTTATCTTCTTaatatttagatttaaaaaggatttaaaattttaaatccttAATATTGAGTCGGTTGttgaataaaatatcaattatcttattaaataaaatatataatattaaaataataagattgtaaaaatattttctacCAATTAACTTCACTGTCAAGTCTTTATACATCTTCCTAAATGACGGTTTGTTGCACAAGTCCCTCTAAATAGGAGCTTGTCctattaagattaagatttttttctgGGTTAGTTTTAGAAAATAAGGTGCTAACCTTCGAAAATCTAGCTAAAAGGGGTTGCAACCATATTTCTGCAACTAGTGTTCTTTGCTATGCTGCAATAGAGATGCACAACATTTGTTTTTGGACTATACTTACATAGTTAGAATATGAACGCACTTCTCTGCCCTTTTTAATTTCCCAAATGTACCGACCACCGTCAAGGAAGTTTGGTCCGCCTGAGATGCTCACAGAAATGATAGTTGTAGTGGTGTGGGAAATCTCCTCACAGGTGCGATATGGTGGAATATTTTAATTGAACGAAACGATTGCATTTTCTCATGCATAGCATCTTCTTATCTTTTGACTTAATGCAAAATTGATCACATGCTATTTGCTTAGATAAATGCAGCGCTAGATACTTGCAAAGCCACCCTCAAGGAGTCTCTCCTGACAATCAAAAGAAGTCTTGAGTTCATGAGACCCCTTCTCCCTGCTCCTGATGGACCAAGTAACTTGCCAAGTGATCCTCCTTGATGCTACCTCTAGGGTTAACCTTTGATGTTGTCTTcacatttttttctctctatgtttttagtttttgtttgtattttgccGCATCCACCCTTAGCAGACgctttgtttttctgttttagCCTATGTAATTTTTATcccttttgtatttttttttcttcaataaagggcgatttattcacatttatccaaaaaataaaaaaataaaataaaatttatcaatcatttttataataattttgtgctaTTTATCAAACATATTTCTTGACTGCTCCCCCACCTCAAGAACAAAGGCAAAATAACCCAGCAATccttcttttaaaattataaatatatataaacatcaacATGTGGCTGAGCAAACAGAGGTAATTATCATAAATTGGAGGGACGCTCAAGTAATTTTAGCGTTTAAGAGAAAGGTAACACATTGAGACACACTACGACATCGGGGCGCGCTTTTTTACTATTGATACGACACGTGTTCCATTGTGATTGGTTGGAGAAAACGACGACCGAGACGATATTTCAAGAACCGCCATCGCTTCGCTTCCGAAGTTCATTCCTTTTCGCCTTCGCCTCATCGCACGCtggtgctctctctctctctctctctctctctctcgcgccATTGAATCCGCTGCCCTAGATTTCCTCCCACTGATCCCCTCTTCACTCCGGCGACACCATCTCCTCCCTTTTCTCCTTTCGATCGCTTCTCCAAAATGGTATCGTTTTTGTCCCTTTGATTTTGATCGGATTCTAAGGTTCATCGTTTTTTATTCTTGCGTCTTAGATGTGTTGTTTATAGTGCTCGATTTTAGTTGAGAtgtagttaattttttaatttgaaggaaatcttgtTGGTTCTTTGTGGCTTATTGTTTGATCGAGATGAAAAGGTTCGTGAATGGATCTGATCTTCtatcatttttcatttatttctgttgtttgttttgatctGATATCGTGGGAATCTTTGTGCTCATCGTTCTCCTCTCTCTGTGAAGTTTGGAATTGCTGGTAAAGCTAGTGTTTTGTGGATCTTCGTTTCTGTGTGATAGATCACTGGAGAATATAGATAAGAGTTCGAATTATTGGAACTTTGGGTAACAATATTTGGTTTTCTATCTTTGATCCTAGTATTCGTGATATGGTTCCTTTCTTTAGATTCCTGGGGACGTTTCTGATCCTTTGTTCTTGGTATACAGTTCCGGTGATCTAAACATCTGTTGTTCATCTATCTAATTCTAAATTTTCCATAACTGCATTGCAATGTATATTTGTCTATGATTATTAGGTTTGTAAGCCTCATCATACTTTGTATGCTGGACAAGTCTAAATCTTTGTGCATCGTCATGATTTTTAAGAAGCTTCATTTTGCTTTTTCATACTGTTAATGTCCAATGGTTATGTGATTTTATAACTTGATCATATGCTTTATGCTATAGTACCTGTGACAAATGGTTCGTATAATTTGTCCTGTTCTATTTACAGGCCAACGCGGCATCTGGGATGGCTGTGAATGATGACTGCAAGTTGAAATTCCTGGAATTGAAGGCAAAGAGAACCTACCGTTTCATAGTATACATGATTGAAGAGAAGCAGAAGGAGATAATTGTTGAGAAGGTTGGTGAACCTACTCAGAGCTACGAAGATTTCACTGCTAGCCTTCCTGCAAACGAATGCAGATATGCCATTTTTGACTTTGATTTTGTCACTGAGGAGAACTGCCAGAAAAGCAAGATCTTCTTCATTGCATGGTAACCTTTCCTTTATATGCCGTCCTGCATCTGATCTGTTTTATAAACTGAAACTTGAATTTCTTTTGAACTTTTATAGGTCTCCTGATACAGCCAAAGTGAGAAGCAAGATGCTCTATGCAAGCTCCAAGGACAGATTCAAGAGGGAATTGGATGGTATCCAGGTGGAACTGCAAGCCACCGATCCTACTGAGATGGGTCTTGATGTCATCAGAGGTCGTGCTAACTGAGTATGTTACACTTTGTTATGCATTGGAGGTTTTCCTTGCACTATGTTCAAGTGGGATGTTAATAGTTCAATGGGATAATGAATTGTTAGTTAccttgtgcacttgtggttgAAGTATTACCATATTATCATCTATCATTTCCTTCAttcttgattgatttctccataTTATATGATTTGCTCTTTCTGGCATTGGAAGTAAGTGTTTTCTTTTAGCTTGATGTTTACAAGCCAATAATATGTAACAATCTGTGGTTTGTCGTCCTTCCATGTTGTTTGACATTTGCTTTCTTTATGATCTGATATACCATAATGGGCGCTGATGATTCTTGAATGCATGCTTTCATCTCATGTTTCAACTTTTAAGCATTCATGACTGGTTAAAGTTTTTATGCTTATTAGGCTTAATtataattgttttctttcttcattaTCTGTTCTTGGATGTACTATGTATTTTAGATGAAATCCTCCATGCTTGCACCATGCCAGCATTCACACAGTTGGGTTTGACCTAGGATTAGATCAGACaatgagaagaaaataaagtagTTGGTTGGGCTGTTTATTTGTAAATGGCAAGCAGCGTTTACAACATTTGTGTTAAGTCTTGGAGGTTTGTCATGAAATTAAGACTTATTAAAGTTTTTTCATTGCATGATGTGAATGGAGGTTTTGGACTTCGATTGGATAGTTTGATCAAGCATTCAGCCTTCAGGCCATTTACACAACTGAGATCCTTGAATATTGTATAATAGAAGCTTTGGAGATCCCATCTAAGTCCGCACGGGACTTTCATCTGCTATTTGTCTTTCTAGTTTTAGACCTGATTCCTTAATTTTAAAGTATCAGAGAGAACTTTTGTAATGAAATCCTGTGTGCTGAATGGATGCTTGTTGTTTGCGTACCCTGGCCCTGGAGGCACGCTTGAGAAACATTTTAAGTGACATCTGGCATAAGAGGTAACTTGCAAAATCTTCTAATATGTGGCTGAAGTTttctttgaatatatatatatatatagtttttttccaTGTCTTCGATCCTTATCTAAAAGGTGTTTGAGTTTTGTACTTTGACACTACTACACGTAGGGTTGTTGCATCTACTTGCAAGCCACGTCTGTATGGGATTTCGTCTGAAACtggccttctatcttgttgctaTGTTTGGATCAAATCTGCTTACATGCttttaaaatttggtgttttgtATGACAGTGATAATCTTTCAGTactttgcatttatttatttatttattttgaagaccAGACAACACACTTTCTATAACCACTACCAATAGTCCTTGCAAGAACACTTGCCTTCCTTGAAATGATGAAACCTGCTACGATCGCGCAAAACAATCTCCCTGCTTACAATTTTTGAGATGAACTTCATTGCAACATGACAGTCGTTACAAACTCTCAGGTTCTTCACCACCCTAATCATAGCTCCCTCCTCTGTGCTTATGATACCAAAAGCAACAGCCAACTTC containing:
- the LOC120282090 gene encoding actin-depolymerizing factor 7-like codes for the protein MANAASGMAVNDDCKLKFLELKAKRTYRFIVYMIEEKQKEIIVEKVGEPTQSYEDFTASLPANECRYAIFDFDFVTEENCQKSKIFFIAWSPDTAKVRSKMLYASSKDRFKRELDGIQVELQATDPTEMGLDVIRGRAN